One Gossypium raimondii isolate GPD5lz chromosome 3, ASM2569854v1, whole genome shotgun sequence genomic window carries:
- the LOC105796914 gene encoding transcription factor bHLH148, with protein MASLITNPVTNTNSDRSNRKKKKNSMVKQNLQRSQKEDHARWKSEAQQQIYSSKLLQALSQVSLGTPSPSAPRGGRAVREAADRVLAVAAKGRTRWSRAILTSRLKLKFRKQKRSQRGSAAAVAAATRTSRSKKPRVSVLKLKAKSVPTVQRKVKVLGRLVPGCRKQPLPVILEEATDYIAALEMQVRAMSALADLLSGSGAASSSSAPPPEWPMPPTSQ; from the coding sequence ATGGCATCGTTGATAACGAATCCAGTGACGAACACAAATTCTGATCGTAGCAacaggaaaaagaagaagaattcTATGGTGAAACAGAATCTTCAACGGAGCCAAAAGGAAGATCATGCCAGATGGAAGTCAGAGGCGCAGCAGCAAATCTATTCCTCAAAGCTTCTTCAAGCTTTGAGTCAGGTCAGTCTCGGTACTCCCTCTCCTTCGGCTCCACGCGGTGGTCGAGCTGTCCGTGAAGCCGCTGATAGAGTGTTGGCGGTTGCTGCTAAAGGGAGAACCAGGTGGAGCCGGGCAATTTTGACGAGCCGGCTTAAACTGAAATTTAGAAAGCAGAAGAGATCACAGAGAGGATCCGCTGCTGCCGTTGCTGCCGCAACAAGGACTAGCCGGTCGAAGAAACCGAGAGTTAgcgttttgaaattgaaagcgAAAAGTGTACCGACTGTTCAAAGAAAAGTAAAGGTCCTAGGCAGATTGGTTCCCGGTTGCCGGAAGCAACCGTTACCGGTAATTCTTGAAGAAGCAACTGATTACATAGCGGCACTTGAGATGCAGGTTCGAGCCATGAGCGCTCTCGCCGATCTGTTATCTGGCTCCGGAGCCGCAAGCTCTAGCTCGGCTCCTCCGCCTGAGTGGCCAATGCCGCCGACCAGCCAATGA